A DNA window from Argiope bruennichi chromosome X2, qqArgBrue1.1, whole genome shotgun sequence contains the following coding sequences:
- the LOC129960464 gene encoding uncharacterized protein LOC129960464 isoform X3, translated as MVYKNGSYVNPAHEDSKSMSLECKANKSSGNEKSSKLCSCSMGQSCECGKPKRKVLLEPWARYKSITLAVGLSIFGVWLVVIAIIANQGKL; from the coding sequence GTAAATCCTGCCCACGAAGACAGCAAGAGCATGTCTCTGGAATGCAAAGCAAATAAGTCATCTGGTAATGAAAAATCCAGCAAACTTTGCTCTTGCTCCATGGGTCAGAGCTGTGAATGTGGTAAACCGAAAAGGAAGGTGCTTTTGGAACCTTGGGCAAGATACAAATCTATCACTTTAGCAGTTGGACTTTCGATCTTCGGAGTTTGGCTGGTTGTGATTGCCATAATTGCCAACCAAGGGAAACTCTAA